TTTAGACAGAGTAGAGGAAGAATCGCTTGAAAGGATGGGAACTGGTCTGAAAGAACTCGATCTCGTCTTGGGCGGCGGATTGGTTCCGGGTTCTCTGACCTTGATTGGCGGAGAGCCCGGCGTCGGAAAGTCCACTTTGGTTCTTGAAGTTTCACGTTATCTGACACAGGCAAATAAAAAAGTTCTCTACATTTCCGGCGAAGAGTCCCCTTCTCAGATTCGAATGCGGGCGGAAAGAATGGGATTTCGTTCGTCCAATCTACTGCTTACTTCTGAAACTTACGCGGAGAATATTTCCGCAATGATCGAAGGCGAAAGGCCATCGGTGGTTTTTGTGGATTCGATTCAAACCATCGCAAGAGAAGCTCTTCCGAATCAGGCCGGAACCGTCACTCAACTGAGAGAATGTACTCAAGTTTTGCTCGAAACCGCCAAACGATCCGGAATTCCGATTTTGATGACGGGTCATATTACGAAAGAGGGAACGATTGCGGGTCCGAAAGTTTTGGAACATCTTGTGGACACGGTTCTTTATTTCGAAGGGGATCGGCTCAATTATTACCGACTGCTCAGGGCGGTTAAAAATCGTTTTGGCGCCGTGGGGGATCTTGCGATTTTCGAAATGTTTTCGGGCGGTTTACGAGAAGTAGGGGATCGAAATCGTATCTTTGTCAGCGCAGGTGCGGAGGAAAGAAGCGGTTCCGTCATCAGCGCCGTGTTGGAAGGTAGTCGAGCTCTTACCGTGGAAGTGCAGGCTTTGGTTAGTAAAACCGGTTTTGCTCAGGCAAGAAGAATGGCGGAGGGGCCGGATACTCGCCGTGTGATTTTGCTCGCTGCGGTGATCGAAAAGTATATCAAAATCAAATTAGGGGAATGTGATCTATTTAGCAATCTTGCGGGAGGTTTGAACGCGGATGAACCTGCTTTGGATCTCGCGATCTGCACTTCGATTATTTCCAGTTATCTCGATCAACCTCTTCCGAAAGGAACCTGCGTTCTGGGCGAGGTCGGTCTTTCGGGAGAGGTCCGCAGTATCGGGCAAGCTAATCTTCGGATTAAAGAACTTGCCGGAGTCGGAATGAAAAAGGTGATACTTCCTGAAGGTAACTTGAGCGAATTGGTTCAAAATGCGGATATTCAGATTCAGGGAATTCGTTCTTTGAACGATTTACGTTCGCTTTTTCCGGGCGTCAATTGACCTCTTTTGAAAAAATACTCTAACTTTAACTTTGTGAAAAATTCACGATGATATTTCTATCGAAGTTTTGGAACAAACTCCGATATGATCTTTACTTTTGTAGTCTGCCAGAAGTACTGGCTGTCTTCTCCATTGAGAGAATTCAGTCTGTTTACCTCACTTTCGGCTTCTTTTAAATCCCAGACGATTTTTTTACGGTAAAGCAATTTTTGAACTCCGTCTTAAAGGAATCAACACGGACAATCGCGAATGCCTGTTTGTAAAATCGGGACATATAAAATCAAATTTTCAATTTTCTTAAAGTTTGCTTCGGATTTTTTATTTCTATTTGAATGAGATCAAGATTTTTCTTGGCGTTTCAAAATTATTTTTCACGCATCAATCGAACTTACTATCCGGGAATAAAAATAGTAAAACCTAATGTAAAAAACATATTTTTCCATTGGATACAATTTTGCGTATGCGATAAAATTAATATTCGATAAACGTTCAAGTCGACCGGTGTCGCTTGTCGGTTTAAAGGAATTACGACACAGTTCTCTAAGGAATTTATTTTTTGTGATTCTTAAAATGTGAGAACTGTTACAATTTAAAAATATCAGAAAATTCTAAATTCAGGTTTGCTCCTCTGGGTTTTCGGATTCTTGTCCCGTCTCTGTTTTTTTGGGAAATTCTTTGAGCAATTTTGTAATTTCCCTGGAAGCATGTCTGGACGAATTCTCGACTCCTAACGCTTCTTTTACTTGGCGGACTTCTTCGATCATTTTAGTGCGATATTTTTTGTTGTCCAAAAGCTGAATCGATTCTTCCGCGATATGCATCGGAGTACATTCTGCTTGCACTAATTCCCTGCAGATTTCTTTTCCGGAGAGAATATTCACAAGTCCGATATGGGGAGTTCGGATAAAAAAAGAACCGATTACATAAGTAAACATGCTGACTTTGTAAAGAATCACCATCGGCTTTTCGAAATAAGCAACCTCTAACGTTGCTGTTCCGGAAGTTACCAAAACCAAGTCGGAGGCTTCGATCGCGCGAAGAGAACAATCGAATAGATATTCGATTTTTAAATTCGGAAATTTGGATTTGGCGAGTTCTATTTGTTCTAGAATGTGAACTTCTTCCTTTTGATTGATATTCGGCAGAAGAAAACGGATTTTCTTTTTTTCAATTTCATAATGATCCGAAAGTTGACCCGCAGTTTCCAAAAGATCGTTTAAGATTCTTCGAATTTCTCCGCTACGGGAACCGGGCATTAAAGTGATTGTGAAATGGAAATGAGTCTTATCTTCCGGCTCGGGAATGGCCGTTTCTTTACGGATCTTTTCCCTCAAACGAACCGCGAGAGGATGACCTACAAATTCGCAAGGGACTCCGTAATTATCATAAATTTCTTTTTCGAAAGGAAATAGGACGAGCATCAAATCGACATTATCTCGGATCGTATAGATTCGATTGAAGTTCCAAGCCCAGAGTTGGGGAGAAACGTAAAAAACGACTGTAATTCCTAATTTCTTGAGTGCTTTTGCAAGGCGAAGATTGAAGCCCGGATAGTCGATTAAAACGGCGTGAGTGCAGTTTTTCTCGACGGCAATGTCGATCAATCTTCCGATTAGAGTTTTTAAGAACTTATATTTGAAAAGAATTGCGGAAAAGCCTATAATCGAAAGTTCTTCCATGGATTCGATCGAAGTAAAACCTTCTTCGATCATTCTTTCCCCGCCGACTCCGAAAGTTTCCAAATGAGGAAAGTTTTTTTTGAGTTCTCGAATCAATTCCCCACCCAAAAGATCGCCGGAGTGTTCTCCGGCCAGCATTAGAATTTTAGGATTTTCCTTTTTTGCCGACGGAGCGGACGCGCGTTTGGATATGGGTCGACTACCGGATTTTTTGGATTGTAGAGTTGATTTTCGTAAGGTTGCCACTGCCGATACTCAAAATATTGATTTTTAGTTTTTCTGCAAGGTTAATAAATTCTTTTGGATGTACTATGATCGTTTCCCCGGTCCGAAGAGCCAAGGTTTCGCAGTTATTCTCGTGCATTATTCTTAGGGTGTTTTCTCCTACGGTCGGAAGATCGAAACGGTGATCCTGGCCTGGTTTGGAACTTTTACATACGGTCGCTTTTCTTTTTTTGGCAAAAGAACCGCCTCTGCAAATCGCAGAGTCCGTGCCTTCGACCGCTTCCACCGCAAGAACGGATTGATCCAGAACGATCACGGTTTGACCGATATCGAGTTCCGCCATCTTTTCGGCGTATTTCATGCCGAAAGCTACGTCTTCCAATTCTTTTTTGTTCAAAACTTTTTTGGTGAATCTTCCTTCGGGAAGGAATAGAGATTGGAGATATGTTTTCTGGGAAATGATCGTGATTTTCTCTTTTGCGAATTCATCCAAAACGGTTTTGAAAATCGAGTAATCGTGTCTATTGATCATTTTCGCGAGAAGACCGATCGCTTTCAGATCGAATTTCAGATTTTTGAATATGATTTCTTTTTTGACCTTTCCGAGAAGAAGAAGACGATCGACCTTATGCCGTTTGCATAATTTTATCAAAGTTCCGATTTTTACGATGTGGATCGGAATATTACGGTCTCCGTAAACTCCTTCATGGAAATCGGATTCGATGATGGAAAAAAAAATAGGATCTTCTCCCGCCGCGAGGGCTTCTTTCATTCCGATGTGAGGGAGCTCCCCTGCGCCTGCAAGAATTCCGAGTCTTCCCAAACTCAATCCGAGGAGGCTGCAGAAGATGCGGTGGAAGATTCTCCTCCTCCCGAACCGCTTTTCTTGTAATCCGTCACATAAAATCCGGTTCCTTTAAAAATGATACCGGAACCGTTGGAAATCATTCTTTCCACTTCGCCTTTTTTGCCGCAAAGAGAACAATCTTTGACCGGATCGTCCTTCATGGAATGGAATTGTTCAAACGTTTGCCCGCAGGCCTTGCATTTATAGTCGTATGTTGGCATGGATGCTCTCCATTAGAATATTTTAATTTACTATTGCTTATGGAACGAATTTGAATTGAAAAACGCTCAAACTCGAGTCGCCATTGTCCCTCGCCATAGGAAGACAAAGCTTCCATCGTATTCCAGAATTCGTGTCGATCGTTTCCAGGGAGTCGATTCCGGATAGGACTCTTTTTTCGGAAACGATCAGGCCGCCTTGAAATCCGGAACCGCCGACGTTTTGAATGTTTAGGCGAAATCTTTTTTTGGTAAAATTGTCTCCGGTGATGAATCGGTTTCGATTGATGGAAATGCTTTCCTTGTCCATCTCGATCTCGAAGGCCTTACGCAAATCTCCGGGAGAACCGGCTAACAAAGTAAAGACGGGAATCGTTTCGTCTCCTCCTAAAAAAGAGACGAAAAATTCCAAATCCCGGAACGATTCTTCCGTCGAACGACAGATCAGATCGTACTTACTTTTGGAGGAATGTAGAACGATTCCGGTATCTCCGTCGAGCGCGATTTTTTCAGCGGTATGATACTCGCCTTGAAATCCGTTCGGTGGGGAGGATTCTTTCCAGGACTCGAAATCCCAAACCGGAGATCTATCCAAAGCGCGAAAAGATTCTTCCATCGTTTGCGAGACGGAAAGATCCGAAGGAACGTTTTTTAGAAATCCGGAAAAGATCCAACCCGCGTTTCCGTTTCTAAGATCGACGACTTGACTCCAGTGTCCTCTTTTGCCTGCTATGGTTTCGCTCCTAGTGTCTCGATCAAGTATGAATACTATTTCTCCGCCTTTGAACTGAAACGCAATCGGGTTTTCGGTTCCGGGACCGGTTCTTACGTTCAGATTCTTCCCTTCGATGATCGCCTTACTGCCGTAAAATGGGGAATCTT
The nucleotide sequence above comes from Leptospira weilii. Encoded proteins:
- the radA gene encoding DNA repair protein RadA, producing the protein MKKKLTRTFICQSCGQDFSRWAGKCESCGNWNSIVEEIGGERFAPSNGNSRKNKSYQEPIPLDRVEEESLERMGTGLKELDLVLGGGLVPGSLTLIGGEPGVGKSTLVLEVSRYLTQANKKVLYISGEESPSQIRMRAERMGFRSSNLLLTSETYAENISAMIEGERPSVVFVDSIQTIAREALPNQAGTVTQLRECTQVLLETAKRSGIPILMTGHITKEGTIAGPKVLEHLVDTVLYFEGDRLNYYRLLRAVKNRFGAVGDLAIFEMFSGGLREVGDRNRIFVSAGAEERSGSVISAVLEGSRALTVEVQALVSKTGFAQARRMAEGPDTRRVILLAAVIEKYIKIKLGECDLFSNLAGGLNADEPALDLAICTSIISSYLDQPLPKGTCVLGEVGLSGEVRSIGQANLRIKELAGVGMKKVILPEGNLSELVQNADIQIQGIRSLNDLRSLFPGVN
- the lpxB gene encoding lipid-A-disaccharide synthase; translation: MATLRKSTLQSKKSGSRPISKRASAPSAKKENPKILMLAGEHSGDLLGGELIRELKKNFPHLETFGVGGERMIEEGFTSIESMEELSIIGFSAILFKYKFLKTLIGRLIDIAVEKNCTHAVLIDYPGFNLRLAKALKKLGITVVFYVSPQLWAWNFNRIYTIRDNVDLMLVLFPFEKEIYDNYGVPCEFVGHPLAVRLREKIRKETAIPEPEDKTHFHFTITLMPGSRSGEIRRILNDLLETAGQLSDHYEIEKKKIRFLLPNINQKEEVHILEQIELAKSKFPNLKIEYLFDCSLRAIEASDLVLVTSGTATLEVAYFEKPMVILYKVSMFTYVIGSFFIRTPHIGLVNILSGKEICRELVQAECTPMHIAEESIQLLDNKKYRTKMIEEVRQVKEALGVENSSRHASREITKLLKEFPKKTETGQESENPEEQT
- a CDS encoding LpxI family protein, yielding MGRLGILAGAGELPHIGMKEALAAGEDPIFFSIIESDFHEGVYGDRNIPIHIVKIGTLIKLCKRHKVDRLLLLGKVKKEIIFKNLKFDLKAIGLLAKMINRHDYSIFKTVLDEFAKEKITIISQKTYLQSLFLPEGRFTKKVLNKKELEDVAFGMKYAEKMAELDIGQTVIVLDQSVLAVEAVEGTDSAICRGGSFAKKRKATVCKSSKPGQDHRFDLPTVGENTLRIMHENNCETLALRTGETIIVHPKEFINLAEKLKINILSIGSGNLTKINSTIQKIR
- a CDS encoding FmdB family zinc ribbon protein, which encodes MPTYDYKCKACGQTFEQFHSMKDDPVKDCSLCGKKGEVERMISNGSGIIFKGTGFYVTDYKKSGSGGGESSTASSAASSD
- a CDS encoding SH3 domain-containing protein; this translates as MRKNFFVTLGFIFISILLGFLVWKILTRKTDSVYKNFSKGNWEDVVLEVLRKKDPDLEDYSYASMSLSEYNFELLTTASEKKEKIVSKFAEKSGLKFFKREVGGRTIFTFEDRFFSFLPDGSFLKTRALCKKLFLGSEYEARDVLSRHLLKLISSNPLPLYNEYNQALLKSLSAGSARELDENGRNKLLKLLEYFSGREDSPFYGSKAIIEGKNLNVRTGPGTENPIAFQFKGGEIVFILDRDTRSETIAGKRGHWSQVVDLRNGNAGWIFSGFLKNVPSDLSVSQTMEESFRALDRSPVWDFESWKESSPPNGFQGEYHTAEKIALDGDTGIVLHSSKSKYDLICRSTEESFRDLEFFVSFLGGDETIPVFTLLAGSPGDLRKAFEIEMDKESISINRNRFITGDNFTKKRFRLNIQNVGGSGFQGGLIVSEKRVLSGIDSLETIDTNSGIRWKLCLPMARDNGDSSLSVFQFKFVP